The Vicia villosa cultivar HV-30 ecotype Madison, WI linkage group LG1, Vvil1.0, whole genome shotgun sequence genome includes a region encoding these proteins:
- the LOC131634493 gene encoding uncharacterized protein LOC131634493: MKKKQSIEFSYAKCSSKEEVDYLVRLKASLEAVKYLVRGGLAFRAHNEGENSIYKGHFLEFVEALGRNSEKIAAAITSGGGNCKMTSPIIQKELANACAVETIKKIVGEIGDGFFCVLVDESGDCSGKEQMAVVVRFVDVRGFVVERFIGIVHVEDTSAISLKGALECLLSGFGLCISKIRGQGYDGASNMRGQFGGLKTLIQKQNPQAYYVHCFAHQLQLALVSMARKHEDVDWFFCEVSRIVTFLRSSNKRQALLRNKQVAHFANLIEKELVETGTGLNQELSIARAGDTRWGSHFRTLNRLVDLFTPIVEVFEDLKSDSHSKGEPKSLLLVMQTFSFVFMLHLMVEILSLTNNLSQSLQKGDQDIVHAMELVQICKKKLQEFRDDGWETLYEQVVASCGNVEIDVPDMESRYVKDKKSKRLDPFVTNFHYFKNDCFLHVIDVVLKELNDRFTPENIELINCVACLSPCYSFESFDVKSLVRLARLYPNDFEDLTDKELSSELETYIESVKMDDHFSNLTGILELCRTLVRTKKHKTFRFVYTLVKLALSLPVATASVERVFSGMKYVKNELRSRMANPWLNDCLVTFVEKEVFNTIDDMDIIKRFQGMNKRRMHLRLD, encoded by the coding sequence ATGAAGAAAAAGCAGAGTATTGAGTTTTCGTATGCAAAATGTAGTTCAAAAGAAGAAGTAGATTATCTTGTTCGTTTAAAAGCATCACTTGAGGCTGTCAAATATCTTGTTAGAGGCGGATTGGCATTTAGGGCACATAATGAGGGTGAAAATTCTATTTATAAGGGTCATTTCCTAGAATTTGTAGAAGCCTTGGGAAGAAATAGTGAGAAAATAGCTGCAGCAATAACAAGTGGTGGGGGAAATTGTAAGATGACTTCTCCTATTATTCAAAAAGAACTTGCAAATGCATGTGCGGTTGAAACTATTAAGAAGATAGTTGGAGAAATTGGAGATGGTTTCTTTTGTGTTCTTGTTGATGAATCTGGTGATTGCTCTGGTAAAGAACAAATGGCTGTTGTAGTGCGGTTTGTTGATGTTAGAGGTTTTGTTGTAGAAAGATTTATCGGCATTGTTCATGTTGAGGATACAAGTGCGATATCGCTTAAAGGGGCTCTTGAATGTTTGTTGTCGGGGTTTGGGTTATGTATATCTAAAATTCGAGGTCAAGGGTATGATGGAGCAAGTAATATGCGTGGTCAATTTGGAGGTTTGAAGACTTTGATTCAAAAGCAAAATCCGCAAGCCTATTATGTCCATTGTTTTGCTCAtcaacttcaattggctcttGTTTCAATGGCGAGAAAGCATGAAGATGTTGATTGGTTTTTTTGTGAAGTGTCTCGTATTGTCACTTTCTTACGGTCATCTAACAAAAGACAAGCTCTACTTCGGAATAAACAAGTTGCTCATTTTGCAAATCTAATTGAAAAAGAATTGGTGGAAACTGGTACTGGTTTAAATCAAGAGTTGTCCATTGCAAGAGCGGGTGATACACGTTGGGGATCTCACTTTCGAACTCTTAACAGGTTAGTTGATTTGTTTACTCCTATTGTTGAAGTGTTCGAAGATTTGAAAAGTGATAGTCATTCTAAGGGTGAACCAAAAAGTTTGTTACTTGTTATGCAAACTTTTAGTTTTGTGTTTATGTTGCACTTAATGGTTGagattttatctttgacaaataATTTGTCACAATCATTGCAAAAGGGGGATCAAGATATTGTGCATGCCATGGAACTTGTCCAAATATGCaagaaaaagttgcaagaatttagAGATGATGGATGGGAAACACTTTATGAGCAAGTTGTGGCTTCTTGTGGTAATGTTGAAATTGATGTGCCTGACATGGAGTCTCGGTATGTGAAAGATAAGAAATCCAAACGACTTGATCCTTTTGTTACAAATTTTCATTATTTCAAGAATGATTGCTTCTTACATGTCATAGATGTGGTATTGAAAGAGTTGAATGATCGGTTTACACCTGAAAATATTGAGTTGATCAATTGTGTTGCTTGCTTGAGTCCTTGTTATTCATTTGAATCATTTGACGTTAAATCACTTGTGAGATTGGCAAGATTGTACCCAAATGACTTTGAGGATCTTACTGATAAGGAATTGTCTAGTGAATTGGAGACTTATATTGAGAGTGTCAAGATGGACGATCACTTTTCCAATTTGACTGGCATCTTGGAACTTTGTAGGACTCTGGTTCGAACAAAGAAGCATAAGACATTTAGGTTTGTGTACACACTTGTCAAACTAGCTTTGTCCTTACCGGTTGCCACTGCAAGTGTTGAGCGAGTATTCTCGGGGATGAAATATGTTAAGAATGAGTTGCGAAGTAGAATGGCTAATCCATGGCTAAATGATTGCTTAGTGACATTTGTGGAGAAAGAGGTGTTTAATACAATCGATGATATGGATATCATCAAACGTTTCCAaggaatgaacaagagaagaatgCATTTACGATTAGACTAG